CACTTTATTGACGAAATGCTCCTAACAAAATGGTAttacattgtgacgtcactaaTTGCTTCGAAGCCCTTTCGATGTAAGTATGGAAAACAAGGAAATTGTGCTTTTGTACGTGAAATGTTGCGTTTATGTATATAGCTCTTAGTTgctatacaatatttttttaataaaatgtaaggaaTCGAATGGTAGGTACCATTTTTTAAGCGGCTggtaaaatgataaatataacGTAGCCCCTTTCCATTCTCAGAAAAATCAAGATTAAATAGCATTGGTTAAATGATGCATTAGATAAGGTTAGAAAGGGTTAGTGATAAATTAGGTCGACATGTACCAAGTAAGAATTTGAGTTCCGATAAGCTAAATTAGCTTTCAAATAAGTTGCTTATTTTACATtcaaagtaggtattatttaaaaaatataaataaaaagaaatatttattcaatCAACAGTACATTGTACATAAAGTGATGGTATCTCTTTTTAAGTAAATCATATCAATATCCTAGTTATTAGTGCAGACTAAATTTAATATGTAATATTAAATGAAATCATAACAACTGAAATGAATTATCCAGAAATAGTCTGGTACTTATAatgatttattaattattaattgtaCTTTTTTTGTGATGTAAGTAATATAGGATTATACATTCCTTAATTTTAGCTTTTTTGTAGTAACATAATGATAACTacataaatacaattatttaaactgatttaagtataatttaaaaaatttcgTCATAAGCCTCTAAGAGGCCATTAAAAAAAGCATAGACGGTGGGGGCAGGGCTCAGCAACTCGTCTAGGAAGAGCAGGCGGTCCGTGGCGCAGTGCGCGGCGCGCAGCACCTTGTAGGCCAGAGTGCCGTTGTACGTGCGCGCGAAAACCGGCGCCGGTACCTCCGCGCCGCACAGCACGCTCAGTGCCGACAACTGCAGCAGGCATTGCTGGAATTCCGCCAACGCATGGAGCAGTTTTCCATCCAAAATCAGCTCAGCGTCACCCTCGGATGTGGTGGAGTACTCTTCCATTATAGCGGCCGCGATCCCGCAGTCGGCTTCAGTGACGACGCTCCTGTCTGTAGTCGAGTCCAGGATCGGCTTCTTGTCGAAGGGGAACTTCGGAAGATTTTTCTTGTCGACCTTGTCAGCCACCACGTCGAGCATTACGTAGGCGAGCAGCACGGCTGAGGAGAGTGCAGCGGGTGACGAAGGCCTGCGTCGCGAGAAGTAAGCCAGCGCTAGCAACAGCAGTCGCGTTTCCTCTGGCGCACTCTCGAGGCGTTTCAGGCTCTCCAGCTGCAGCGTCTCGTGCGCGAAGTGCTCAAGCAGCCCAAAAGAACGCACTGACTCCCAGCCGTTCTCGAATACACACACATCCGCTTCGTAAACCGGTTTTCGGATGGAATGCGTGTCTCCGACGAGAATCGTTTCTTTTTCCAGGCCAGCgtcataaacaaaattaaaaccatcattttcgaaatttgTCAATAAATCATATGCGTACTTTATTATATCCAAAGCCAGAAGCGTGGGGTTGTCTTGTTCAAATCCTCTAATGGGAGGAGCTCCAAGAAATATCTTGGACCGATAAAGGTTGACGTAGTCAATAGCGACATGTCCGGCGGCGACACCCTTGGGGAACCAGCGCGGGTCGGCGCGCGCCACGCAAGCGGCGTCGCGGTCTAACACGCACGCCGCGCCGAGCCCGCCGCACTCACGCCGTTCTATTTGCGCCCCAGCTTTGACTTCCTCTTCAATGAACGTCTTTTTATCTTCAGCTGATATAAACCTGAAGATAGTTGCCGAGATCTGTTGCTTGCTGCTCTTAGAAAGCCATCTCATCAAATGCAAATTACGTTTGAATGGCCCAAGAGGAGCTTTAATGCTTTTAAAGAACTCTGAGAAAAATCCTTCCGGAAAAATATTCTCATCTGTCAATACTATAAATACGGCGAGTTTATCTACGGTCAATTTATATTTTCGTAAAAAGGTTTTTAATAGGAAGTAACCACAATGAATGGTATCATTTTGAAGTTCAAGTGTAGTGGAAGGTATGTACTGAAGTCCGGTGAAACAATTCTCGATGTCATAACTTATAATGGGACAGTTGAGTTTGTGAGCCAGTTCAACGATATCTTTCTTGCTTTCATACTCACAAACCAGGTATTCGAAATCCATTTCCTTCAAGACCTGTTTGTAAGTTTCTTTCATGAGAACAGGGACGATTTTGCTGTTTTTTTCTTTCTTCAGCCTCTTCTCTATGTTCTCGTGTCCTCCTTTGAATAAGAAGTAGCATTTGACGTTAGCCTTCTTGAACATTTGGAGGTATTGCCTGAGGTGGCGGGCGTAGCGGTCGGCTTCGATCCCGAAGGCGCCGGAGAAGCCTGCCCGCTGGTAGGAGTTGTAAAACAGGTTCTGACCGTCCAACACGACGGGTTCATCTCGCAGTTCGCGCGGCGTCAGCTCGCTCACCTCCACCAACTTGCAGAACGTCCGTATTCTCATGATGATATCTGAAACACGATTGCAAATCCTTTAGGATATCAGTGTCATTCTTATCACAGAATAATtgtgttccggacctttgggaggcgtgcgcggagccgaagccaacacctagaggcccttttgacactttaatgaattgtaaggggtacaccgaccGGATGCTGCCCGTGCCCAGTATCATTATTATttgtgggtcaaacagatcactgtgttacgttctttcctgtggacatacacaaagttaagggctataaagattaattttcttatttaacccttatccacgtaaaaaggtcctccttttatttacagaactatgataaaatcattacttacatgcccacaagctgttaactattgcccacaggagagaaaactagcgtgttcgcgcgaactgtacatttttctcccctgtgggcaatagttaacagcttgtgggcatgtaagtaatgattttatcatagttctgtaaataaaaggaggacctttttacgtgggttagggttaaataagaaaattaacctttatagcccttaactttgtgtatgtccacaggaaagaacgtaacacagtgatctgtttgacccttgtATGTCTTTATCCATCACGTAACAATGGTGTTTAACATTTGGGAgccgtgcgcggagccgaagccaacacgcagaggcccttttgacactttaatgagatgtaatgatttatatttattttcttcattGGAGAAACAATAGAAGTATGtgacataattaataattaagttaGTTAGGCATATAGGGACCTATTATATACCTAATAGCGCTAATTAAGTAGGTTACCTACCTAGCCGTATTGCGCtcgaattaaaaattaattaaatgagtTTTGAAACGTATTGTTCGGTATAAAATagtattaaatatatatgtacctacgtacAGCAAAAGTTTATGATATCGAGCTCAAGATACCTACACATAAGTGAGGACGAAAAATAGAGAATGAATACTTATACCTAATAATGATGAATGCATTTACTTGTACGGCTCAACGGTCTATTTATAAAACTGATAATTGAGTCACAACGGGGACACGATCACACATCCTTACATTACGCCAACAAGCAATTGGTAACAGGATGGCCCCGAACTCTAAGATACATtgtcaaatgttttttttctttcgtgtttaaaataaataaatcaggaATAATTAAGCAAGTTCTAAAGGGTAAATTATTTCTCATTACTCGTATAAAAAACATATATCGATACCTACTTTGGTTATCAGTATCCAGTTTATGTACTTAATTTGGTGTAATGTTTAAAATgagtttataataataaatgaacTTGATGAAGAGTGGTTAAAAACGATAATTATATCTGATATGTATATGAAAAATGTCATAGCTACTTACACTTTATCTGCttcaaatattattttcttATGACGATTTTATATATGCACCCACGTACTTAATAGGTAACACCCCGACAATCAATAATTAGCCGTCGAATTTAGCCTTCTTTGAGAATTAAATTAAACACTTTTCACAAGAAGATACACAATGAGTAAAGCAAAAGATAAGCTCTATATTTATCATCGAAAATGTCACTTTGTGCTCGATGTTACGTTCCATTTTGTAGTTGATCAAACAAAAACAtagattataaaaaaatattgataggtATTACCTGTGGGTATTACTAATAATAAAAACCACgttgtaaaatttataaaacaaatttttCAGCAGAATCACTTAAATGGCATTTTTATCACTTTAATAACAAGTGACGTAAAATGGAACGCAATGGCGCTTGACGTACCTAATCTTTAAGGGGAAGTACCGGAATGCCTGTAGTAGCTCTACGTAGCTCTATCTCCTATAGTCTGTATTTGTCCCTATATGACTGTGGAGGTCATCGCTCGGTTTTCCATCGCCATGGT
The sequence above is drawn from the Cydia fagiglandana chromosome 7, ilCydFagi1.1, whole genome shotgun sequence genome and encodes:
- the LOC134665966 gene encoding protein asteroid homolog 1-like, translating into MRIRTFCKLVEVSELTPRELRDEPVVLDGQNLFYNSYQRAGFSGAFGIEADRYARHLRQYLQMFKKANVKCYFLFKGGHENIEKRLKKEKNSKIVPVLMKETYKQVLKEMDFEYLVCEYESKKDIVELAHKLNCPIISYDIENCFTGLQYIPSTTLELQNDTIHCGYFLLKTFLRKYKLTVDKLAVFIVLTDENIFPEGFFSEFFKSIKAPLGPFKRNLHLMRWLSKSSKQQISATIFRFISAEDKKTFIEEEVKAGAQIERRECGGLGAACVLDRDAACVARADPRWFPKGVAAGHVAIDYVNLYRSKIFLGAPPIRGFEQDNPTLLALDIIKYAYDLLTNFENDGFNFVYDAGLEKETILVGDTHSIRKPVYEADVCVFENGWESVRSFGLLEHFAHETLQLESLKRLESAPEETRLLLLALAYFSRRRPSSPAALSSAVLLAYVMLDVVADKVDKKNLPKFPFDKKPILDSTTDRSVVTEADCGIAAAIMEEYSTTSEGDAELILDGKLLHALAEFQQCLLQLSALSVLCGAEVPAPVFARTYNGTLAYKVLRAAHCATDRLLFLDELLSPAPTVYAFFNGLLEAYDEIF